Sequence from the Gimesia sp. genome:
CCCCACAAGGAGTTCATGGGCAAAAGCAAAGCCGGCACCTATGGCGATTTCGTCGTCGAGCTCGATCACCACGTCGGTAAGCTGCTCCGGAAGCTGGAAGAACTGGGCATCGCCGACAACACCCTCGTCATCTTCACCAGCGACAACGGCCCCGTGAACCGCACCAAAGGCTATTCCCAGCGCTGGGTTCGCGGCGATACCATGATCTACGGTCACGACAGCAACGGTCCCTGTACCGGCTGGAAAGGGGGCCTCGAAGAAGGGGGACACCGCGTTCCGTTTCTCGTACGCTGGCCTGCCATCATCAAGCCAGGCGAAACCTGTTCGACCACCATCGTCTTCAACGACGTCCTGCCTACGCTGGCAGAAATGCTGGACGTCCCGCTCGAGAGCAGCACCGCAGAAGATGGCGTCAGTTTCTACCAGGCGCTGCAAGGCGAATCCCGCCCCGTCTCCTTCCACAAGGCGATTGTCCATAATCATCATAACGGCACCTTCGCCATCCGTCAGGGGCCATTCAAGCTGACGATCAGCGGCCCCAAAACGGTCGAGCAAGTTCTGGATGACAGCATCCCCGTTGCGTATACCCTGTATAATCTGGATCAGGATATCGAAGAAACTACCGACATTGCGAAACAGCATCCGCAGCAGGTGCAGCAGATGCACGCCCTGTTGAAACAATATATCAAGGCCGGCAGAAGTAACGGCACTGAAAGCCTCTGAAGTAACGTCTCTTGCCGGGACAATACCGGCATGCTGGTGTATGATCATTGTATTTGTCTCCTGGAACACTTTGACAGCCGAGGCCTCTCATGCAGCTCGATCCCTTTCATCTCGCGTTTCAGGTGCGTGACATTGCCGAAGCCCGCGCCTTTTATGGTGACCTGCTCGGCTGCAGCGAAGGTCGCAGCGCCGAGACCTGGGTCGACTTCAATTTCTTCGGCCACCAGGTCGTCTGCCATCTGAACCCGGATATCGGCCCCGACGGCAGCATTGCGGCGCACGTGAATCCTGTCGACGGTCACGGTGTCCCTGTCCCCCACTTCGGTGTCGTTCTCACCATGGATCGCTGGCAGACCCTGGCTGATCGCCTGCGCGAACGACAGATCGAGTTCATTATCGAACCCTACATCCGCTTCCAGGGGCAGCCGGGCGAACAGGCTACCATGTTCTTCCTCGACCCCAGCGGCAACGCACTGGAATTCAAAGCCTTCAAAGATATCGAATCCCAGCTGTTTGCCACCTGACTGGGAGCTCAATGTCTGGAGACAAGCAATTAGATGCAAAAATGAGTTAAACTCTATCCGAATACTGTAATTCACATCCCTGTCGTTTTTGAAATCGTCCGAGGTAATGATGGAAGAATTCTTATACCTGAAAAAATCAAGACGATTCTGGGGCTGGACGGTTTGCCTGTCGCTCATTTCCTCCATTCTCTCTCCGTTTCTCAGCATCAACGCGGTCCTGAATATCATCACCAGCATCTCGCAACGCTGGGAAGAGACAGACCAGCAGCAGCCGTTCGAATTCATTGTGGACATTCTCAATAACTCCCTGGCCGCCCTGAGTGCCGGGGCCACCGCGATGCTGGTCTCCCTGGTCATCTTTCTGATCTCGCTCATCCTGTATCTCAAACGGGGCAAAGCCATGCTGGCGCTCACGGAAAGAGCGCTCACCATTTTGGAATCAACCCCGGAACACGCTGAAGTCCCCTCCAGCGAATGACCAGTCGCCGAAAATAAAATATTTGCTGTGCAATACACACTGCAAATATCTCTCCCGGTCTGCGCGTAGAACTGAATAAACTGAACTTGATTCGCACTTTCCGATCTATAAAGTTTTGCAATTGTGCTACGCGCGCGAGGCGGATGATGCGTGCACTGGAATCTGCGACACAAGTACCCCAGGTTCACCTGAATCGCCGTCGAATTTTGCTGTTTTTCACCGGAACACTCAGCACCGGTTCCCGTTGTCTCGTACAATTTCAAAGCGTTTCGGAGCCATTTCAGCGAAACTGAGCGGCAACTCACCAGAAACTCAGGCCGGAAATTCTGCTTGACACCCCCACGCCGATCGCGATGATCAGCCCCGTCACGCAGAGTGAAAGTAACTAACAACAACGCCGAGCAAGCCACGTGTGTTTTGAGTCCTGATAAAGCAGATACCATGTAAGTCTCCCGGGGAAACAGAATTAACAATCTTTCAGCAGCGGTTAGACGTTCTCCGCCTTCGAAAACGCACTCATCATACGCAGTGGCTCCTGCGCGGCGAGGTAAACATTCAGAGCCAGATTCCCCGTAAATCGCTCTCACACTACCTGCACAAAACTGCTAAACTCCCCGCATGTCAGGTTCGTGTAAGAGCAGGGCAGGGACGTAAGTCTTTTGAGTGACCCGTCCCGGAAAAATCCAATCGAATCAGGATGTCGATGATGAAATTCAGGAAGCTTGGAAATACGGACTTAACGGTTTCGGAAATCTCCCTCGGATGTTCCGGATTCTGGGGCAATGCCCGCTTTCCGGAGCGACAGGCTGCGGACATCATTCACACCGCGTTTGACGCAGGCGTCAACTTCTTTGATACGGGGCACAACTACTGCCACTTCCACGCCGAACCCCGACTGGGACGCATTCTGAAGCCGCTGTTCGCGCAGCACGACCGCTCTCAGTTCGTACTCTCCACCAAGGCCGGCACCATCGTCCCGTCCGCCCCCCTGGTTTTCCGCAATCGTCCCTGCAAAGATTTCTCACCCGATTACATTGAAGCCACCTGCGCGAAATCGATTCAGAACCTGAACTGTGATTACCTCGATATCTTCCAGCTGCACGGCATCACTCAGGACCAGATTACGCCAGCACTGATCGACCGACTGAGCTCCATGAAAGAACGGGGCATGTTTCGCTGCCTGGGCGTGAACAGTCATTCCGCGGCTGACCTGCTTTATATCGCCGATCATCCCGATCTGTTCGACATGGTCCTGCTCGACTTCAACGTCCTGCAGCTCGACCGGGAACCCGTCATCCGCAAGCTGGCCGAAGCAGGTATCGGGGTTGTCGCGGGAACCGTGCTTGCCCAGGGGCACTTCGTGGCAGGCAAGATCGGCTCCTTCAAAAGCACCGCCGACCTCTGGTACCTGGCCCGGGCACTGCTCAAATCGACGGGCCGCCAGTTCTCTCGCAACGCCCAACCAATGCGGGAAGCCCTCGCCACAGTAGAAAACCTGACCCCGGCCCAGGCCGCATTTGCCTACGTGCTCGCCAATCAGGATATCTCAAGCT
This genomic interval carries:
- a CDS encoding VOC family protein → MQLDPFHLAFQVRDIAEARAFYGDLLGCSEGRSAETWVDFNFFGHQVVCHLNPDIGPDGSIAAHVNPVDGHGVPVPHFGVVLTMDRWQTLADRLRERQIEFIIEPYIRFQGQPGEQATMFFLDPSGNALEFKAFKDIESQLFAT
- a CDS encoding aldo/keto reductase, whose protein sequence is MKFRKLGNTDLTVSEISLGCSGFWGNARFPERQAADIIHTAFDAGVNFFDTGHNYCHFHAEPRLGRILKPLFAQHDRSQFVLSTKAGTIVPSAPLVFRNRPCKDFSPDYIEATCAKSIQNLNCDYLDIFQLHGITQDQITPALIDRLSSMKERGMFRCLGVNSHSAADLLYIADHPDLFDMVLLDFNVLQLDREPVIRKLAEAGIGVVAGTVLAQGHFVAGKIGSFKSTADLWYLARALLKSTGRQFSRNAQPMREALATVENLTPAQAAFAYVLANQDISSCVFGTTKIKNLREILAASDQSLSAEVRAAIRNTFEQIPERISA